One stretch of Caldinitratiruptor microaerophilus DNA includes these proteins:
- a CDS encoding metal-sensitive transcriptional regulator, protein MEELPVANRHVMPELRANAYRRLSSIEGQIRGLKKMLDEDRPCIEILVQLSAAQEALRHVTKLMMRNYLERCATDAIRSGDPEQVQAAYDDIIEVLFKHTR, encoded by the coding sequence GTGGAGGAACTACCCGTTGCGAACCGCCACGTCATGCCCGAACTGCGGGCCAACGCGTACCGGCGCCTGTCCTCCATCGAGGGCCAGATCCGGGGCCTGAAGAAGATGCTCGACGAGGACCGGCCGTGCATCGAGATCCTCGTCCAGCTCTCCGCGGCCCAAGAGGCCCTTCGTCACGTGACGAAGCTCATGATGCGCAACTACCTCGAGCGCTGCGCCACCGACGCCATCCGGTCCGGCGACCCTGAACAGGTGCAGGCGGCCTACGACGACATCATCGAGGTGCTCTTCAAGCACACCCGGTAG
- a CDS encoding RNA polymerase sigma factor, which translates to MADRMRPEENEFFTLLAPEQGKLYRLALALLGNEADARDALQESVVHAFFAYRRLRGGKATFVPWMRRIVVNSSLQILRRRWRLVPVGRPEKLRPEPGRSLPDPPGEVWDAVRRLDEHYRVVVVLRFLNDMSLDAIGRTLGIPLGTVKSRLHVALRRLRRMLDQSGAGKLQAV; encoded by the coding sequence GTGGCGGACCGGATGCGGCCGGAGGAAAATGAATTCTTTACGTTGCTTGCGCCGGAGCAGGGCAAGCTCTACCGGCTCGCGCTGGCGCTCCTCGGCAACGAGGCGGACGCCCGCGATGCCCTTCAGGAGAGCGTGGTCCACGCGTTTTTCGCCTATCGCCGCCTGCGGGGCGGGAAGGCGACGTTTGTGCCCTGGATGCGGCGCATCGTCGTGAACAGTTCCCTGCAGATTCTGAGACGTCGCTGGCGCCTTGTCCCCGTCGGGCGGCCGGAGAAGCTGAGGCCCGAACCCGGCCGGTCGTTGCCGGACCCGCCGGGGGAGGTCTGGGATGCGGTCCGTCGTCTGGACGAACACTATCGCGTCGTCGTGGTGCTCCGTTTTCTCAACGACATGTCGCTTGACGCCATCGGCCGCACGCTGGGGATCCCCCTCGGAACCGTCAAGTCCCGGCTCCACGTCGCGCTCCGCCGCCTGCGCAGGATGCTCGACCAGTCCGGCGCCGGTAAGCTGCAGGCCGTTTGA
- a CDS encoding TlpA family protein disulfide reductase, producing MNLNRYLSYAMVALVAVLLLGGSLRPAGARAGERPEVGYRAPDFQVLDLEGRPVRLSDYRGDVVFLNFWASWCPPCKAEMPEIRRLHEEGLPDLTILGVDLTNTEASPEAVARFMAAGGYRWRVPLDTDGAVARAYNVISIPTSFFIDARGIIRSKVIGPMTYPAMKAEYERTLAWR from the coding sequence ATGAACTTGAACCGGTACCTCTCCTACGCGATGGTGGCGCTCGTCGCCGTGCTCCTGCTCGGGGGCAGCCTGCGGCCGGCCGGTGCCCGCGCGGGGGAGCGACCGGAGGTCGGGTACCGCGCCCCGGACTTCCAGGTCCTTGACCTGGAAGGGCGGCCGGTACGGCTCTCCGACTATCGGGGGGACGTGGTCTTCCTGAACTTCTGGGCCAGCTGGTGCCCCCCGTGCAAGGCCGAGATGCCCGAGATCCGGCGGCTGCACGAGGAAGGGTTGCCCGACCTGACCATCCTGGGGGTAGACCTCACCAACACGGAGGCGTCCCCCGAGGCGGTCGCCCGCTTCATGGCCGCGGGAGGCTACCGCTGGCGGGTCCCCCTCGACACGGATGGGGCAGTGGCCCGGGCATACAACGTCATCTCGATCCCGACCAGCTTCTTCATCGACGCCCGCGGCATCATCCGCAGCAAAGTCATCGGCCCGATGACCTATCCGGCCATGAAGGCAGAGTACGAACGGACCCTTGCCTGGAGGTGA